In one window of Desulfonatronum thioautotrophicum DNA:
- a CDS encoding thiamine pyrophosphate-dependent enzyme, with the protein MKNGKEAFTLPGVLADVPTHYCPGCQHGVAQRLVAECLDELALAEKAICIGSIGCSVFIYNYLLVDCVEAPHGRAPAVATGVKRARPDTAVFTYQGDGDLASIGMAETMHCANRGERVTIIFVNNTVYGMTGGQMAPTTMVGQRTTTCPGGRCADNEGQPIKMTEIIASLGGTAYAARVAVDSVKHVRAAKKAVRRAFEAPLNNLGLGFVEILATCPTNWKMTPVQANERIAAELIPYFPLGTFKDMAGVDSNEETEVAE; encoded by the coding sequence ATGAAAAACGGCAAAGAAGCTTTCACACTGCCCGGCGTCTTGGCAGATGTTCCCACCCATTACTGCCCTGGTTGTCAGCATGGGGTGGCCCAAAGACTGGTTGCGGAATGCCTTGATGAGCTGGCGCTTGCGGAAAAGGCGATCTGCATTGGTTCCATCGGATGCTCGGTCTTCATTTATAATTATCTGCTGGTGGACTGCGTGGAGGCTCCCCACGGCCGCGCACCGGCCGTGGCCACGGGTGTCAAGCGTGCCAGGCCGGATACAGCGGTCTTCACCTATCAAGGCGACGGGGATCTGGCCTCCATTGGTATGGCGGAAACCATGCACTGCGCCAACCGGGGAGAACGGGTGACCATCATTTTCGTGAACAACACCGTCTACGGCATGACCGGAGGCCAGATGGCACCAACGACCATGGTCGGCCAGCGGACAACGACGTGCCCTGGCGGTCGATGCGCGGACAACGAGGGCCAGCCGATCAAAATGACGGAAATCATCGCCTCTCTTGGCGGAACTGCCTACGCTGCACGTGTGGCCGTGGATTCGGTCAAGCATGTGCGCGCGGCAAAAAAGGCGGTGCGCAGGGCCTTTGAAGCGCCATTGAACAATCTGGGATTGGGCTTCGTGGAAATCCTGGCAACCTGTCCGACCAACTGGAAGATGACGCCGGTCCAGGCCAACGAACGGATCGCCGCGGAACTGATTCCCTATTTCCCATTGGGAACCTTTAAGGACATGGCTGGGGTGGACTCCAACGAGGAAACGGAGGTGGCCGAATGA
- a CDS encoding 3-methyl-2-oxobutanoate dehydrogenase subunit VorB, with the protein MSTPGERVLIKGNEAICRGAVDAGCQCFFGYPITPQNDIPEYMSKVMPNLGRVFVQAESEVAAANMLLGAAACGIRAMTSSSSPGISLKQEAISYMGGTELPAVIVNISRGGPGLGDIGPSQGDYYQAVKGGGHGDYRQFVLAPGTVQEAYDLIGKAFDLAFAYRNPVMLLGDAIIGQMMEPVTLGSNKETESNSPDLGWNLTGKGQRDPRLLKSLHLTDGALAGHNLRLRDKYASMEKDVLFENFLVDDAELIVVAFGSIGRIAKSTIRKMRASGKKVGLHRPITLFPFPSRELDRLAASGKRFLTIEHNLGQMVEDVRLAIRKHADSDFYGHLPGNLPTPEDFEQPILAALGVRS; encoded by the coding sequence ATGTCCACGCCGGGTGAACGAGTCTTAATCAAGGGCAACGAGGCCATTTGTCGCGGCGCCGTGGATGCCGGTTGCCAGTGCTTTTTCGGCTATCCCATCACGCCGCAGAACGATATTCCCGAATATATGTCCAAGGTCATGCCCAACCTTGGACGCGTGTTCGTGCAGGCTGAAAGCGAAGTGGCCGCGGCCAACATGCTCTTGGGCGCGGCGGCTTGCGGAATACGGGCCATGACCTCGTCGTCGAGCCCCGGAATCTCGCTAAAGCAAGAGGCCATCTCCTACATGGGGGGCACGGAGCTGCCCGCCGTGATCGTGAACATCAGCCGCGGCGGACCTGGATTGGGCGATATTGGTCCGTCCCAAGGCGATTATTATCAAGCCGTCAAAGGCGGTGGACACGGGGATTACCGGCAGTTCGTCCTGGCACCCGGCACGGTACAGGAGGCATACGATCTGATCGGTAAGGCCTTTGATTTGGCCTTTGCCTATCGCAATCCCGTGATGCTTCTCGGCGACGCCATCATCGGGCAAATGATGGAGCCCGTTACGCTGGGTAGCAACAAAGAGACGGAAAGCAACAGCCCAGACCTGGGGTGGAACCTGACGGGCAAGGGGCAACGCGACCCTCGACTGCTGAAGTCGTTGCACCTGACCGACGGCGCGTTGGCCGGACACAACCTTCGCCTGCGCGACAAGTACGCCTCCATGGAAAAAGACGTGCTTTTCGAAAACTTCCTCGTGGATGACGCAGAGCTGATCGTGGTCGCCTTCGGCTCCATCGGTCGCATTGCCAAAAGCACCATCCGCAAAATGCGGGCGTCCGGCAAAAAAGTTGGCCTGCATCGGCCCATCACCTTGTTTCCATTTCCCAGCCGGGAACTGGATCGACTGGCGGCAAGCGGTAAGCGATTTCTAACCATCGAACATAATCTGGGGCAAATGGTCGAAGATGTTCGATTGGCCATCCGGAAGCACGCAGATTCGGATTTTTACGGACATCTGCCCGGGAATTTGCCGACTCCGGAAGATTTTGAACAACCCATCCTTGCGGCTTTAGGGGTGCGCTCATGA
- a CDS encoding 4Fe-4S dicluster domain-containing protein, with protein MMRPVEFREDRCKGCALCMTVCPGEIITMSSRFNTSGYKVVEVRDEVVEECTSCAACALICPDYAVSVWRKPAKAKKGETADVHAG; from the coding sequence ATGATGAGACCAGTTGAGTTTCGGGAAGACCGATGCAAGGGCTGTGCGCTGTGCATGACGGTTTGTCCCGGAGAAATCATCACCATGTCCTCGCGATTCAACACGTCCGGTTACAAGGTCGTGGAGGTACGCGACGAGGTGGTGGAAGAGTGTACGAGCTGCGCGGCGTGCGCGCTGATCTGTCCGGACTATGCCGTATCCGTATGGCGCAAGCCGGCAAAAGCCAAGAAAGGAGAGACCGCCGATGTCCACGCCGGGTGA
- the queA gene encoding tRNA preQ1(34) S-adenosylmethionine ribosyltransferase-isomerase QueA translates to MPPGTKSKDIPSKFYLDTYDYHLPESLIAQKPSQTREGSRLLIMGKGDESPEVGVFEDILGHLPRRSLIVVNNSCVVPGRLRTVGEHGGSVEMLLLTPLNLLRRAQRTEKRKSFVTGDVLLRPAKKAKIEKVFQFSEIQAKVLEKGAFGQTKVELSWPSELSLEQILRASGEIPLPPYIRRPSNQEDQERYQTVYADEQEPGSIAAPTAGLHFTSPLRDKLIQAGHEWAEVTLYVGYGTFSPIRSDDIRDHRMHGEYVKLTQSTADAVRRAKHEGRAIVAVGTTSMRTLEGVAAILGGVEPFEGWLDTYIYPGFTFQVVDRLITNFHLPKSSLLVLVSAFAGRERILAAYRRAVAEGFRFFSYGDAMLIRP, encoded by the coding sequence ATGCCTCCTGGAACGAAATCGAAAGACATCCCGTCAAAGTTTTACCTCGATACATACGACTACCACCTACCGGAGTCGTTGATCGCGCAAAAACCATCACAAACCCGCGAGGGGTCGCGCCTTTTGATCATGGGAAAGGGTGATGAGTCGCCGGAGGTTGGTGTGTTCGAAGATATCCTGGGCCACCTTCCGCGACGCTCACTGATCGTGGTCAACAATTCCTGCGTGGTGCCGGGGCGGCTTCGGACAGTTGGAGAGCATGGTGGCAGCGTGGAAATGCTCCTGTTGACGCCGCTCAATCTTTTACGTCGCGCCCAACGCACCGAGAAAAGAAAATCATTCGTGACGGGAGACGTGTTGCTTCGTCCAGCCAAAAAGGCCAAGATCGAAAAAGTATTTCAATTCAGCGAGATCCAGGCAAAAGTTCTGGAAAAAGGTGCATTCGGGCAAACGAAAGTGGAATTAAGCTGGCCGTCCGAATTGTCCCTGGAACAGATTTTACGGGCTTCCGGGGAAATCCCCCTCCCCCCCTATATTCGCCGCCCATCGAACCAAGAAGACCAGGAACGATACCAAACCGTGTACGCCGATGAACAGGAGCCCGGTTCCATCGCTGCTCCGACAGCCGGTCTGCATTTCACCTCGCCGTTGCGCGATAAGCTTATTCAGGCCGGACATGAATGGGCCGAAGTGACGCTTTATGTCGGGTACGGTACGTTCAGCCCAATCCGGAGCGACGATATCCGTGACCACCGGATGCACGGCGAATATGTGAAGCTCACCCAAAGCACTGCAGATGCGGTCCGACGGGCAAAGCACGAAGGCCGGGCGATAGTCGCCGTGGGAACCACGAGCATGCGCACCCTGGAGGGCGTCGCCGCCATTCTGGGCGGAGTAGAACCGTTTGAGGGCTGGTTGGATACGTACATCTACCCGGGATTCACGTTTCAGGTCGTGGACAGGTTGATCACCAACTTCCATCTTCCGAAGTCAAGCTTACTGGTATTGGTCAGCGCCTTTGCCGGTCGGGAACGAATTTTGGCCGCCTACCGAAGGGCCGTGGCCGAGGGGTTTCGTTTTTTTTCATACGGGGACGCAATGCTCATTCGTCCGTGA
- the coaBC gene encoding bifunctional phosphopantothenoylcysteine decarboxylase/phosphopantothenate--cysteine ligase CoaBC, with product MIHSHTDFTGFSGKRLQLGVTGSVSAFRAVDIMRRFQQADVQVGVTLTAAAQEFVRPLQFRSLTSGPVYEGLFDSNQAEYAHLEPAQNADVFLVAPSTANTLAKHASGIGDDLLSSQLFSFKGPIIHAPAMNPRIWAAPSVQSNISVLKKRDFLVIPPETGRMACGETGEGRLAEVEEIFLYTLKAFLPQDLAGKRFLVNFGPTREYWDPVRVVTNDSTGIMGASIALAAWLHGAEVVVVRGPTPNLWLPRFLPTTDVTSARQMHLACLDLAPGMDIICLTAAVSDYRPVTVQQSKAKKTVLGHRITLDLEQNPDILADIGRTRKKSQYIIGFAAETDDILRHAQRKLHEKHLDLIVANSVSHPDSGFGTATNQVHVISRYGRTETWPVLAKTEVALRVIEWFLDHSG from the coding sequence ATGATCCACTCTCATACCGATTTCACCGGCTTTTCCGGAAAACGTCTCCAACTGGGCGTTACCGGCAGTGTTTCCGCGTTTCGAGCCGTGGATATCATGAGACGATTTCAGCAGGCCGACGTCCAGGTCGGAGTGACCTTGACCGCAGCAGCCCAGGAGTTTGTTAGGCCCTTGCAGTTTCGTTCATTGACTTCGGGTCCGGTCTATGAAGGACTTTTTGATTCGAATCAAGCCGAATACGCCCACCTTGAACCGGCCCAGAACGCGGACGTCTTTCTGGTCGCCCCGTCCACTGCCAATACTCTTGCGAAACATGCGAGCGGCATTGGAGACGATCTCCTTAGTTCTCAGTTATTTTCATTCAAAGGCCCCATAATTCATGCACCGGCCATGAATCCCCGCATTTGGGCTGCTCCTTCCGTGCAGTCCAATATTTCCGTGCTCAAGAAACGAGATTTCCTTGTCATTCCCCCGGAAACGGGACGGATGGCTTGTGGAGAAACCGGCGAAGGTCGTTTGGCGGAAGTCGAGGAAATATTTCTTTACACCCTTAAAGCTTTTCTCCCTCAAGATCTTGCTGGAAAGCGATTTCTCGTCAACTTTGGACCGACACGTGAGTACTGGGATCCGGTACGGGTGGTGACAAACGATTCCACTGGAATCATGGGCGCTTCCATCGCCTTGGCCGCCTGGCTTCACGGTGCCGAGGTCGTCGTGGTTCGGGGGCCAACGCCGAACCTTTGGCTGCCCCGTTTTTTGCCGACGACGGATGTTACCTCCGCCAGGCAAATGCATCTAGCCTGTCTTGACCTTGCACCAGGCATGGACATCATTTGCCTGACTGCGGCGGTATCCGATTATCGCCCCGTCACTGTGCAACAGTCCAAGGCGAAAAAGACTGTTCTCGGCCACCGCATTACCCTGGATCTTGAGCAAAACCCCGACATCCTCGCAGACATCGGAAGAACGCGCAAGAAATCTCAGTACATCATCGGCTTTGCGGCTGAGACGGACGACATCCTTCGTCACGCGCAACGCAAGTTGCATGAAAAACACCTCGACCTGATCGTAGCCAATTCCGTGTCCCATCCTGACAGCGGGTTCGGTACCGCTACAAATCAAGTTCACGTCATCAGCCGTTACGGCCGAACAGAGACCTGGCCGGTCCTGGCGAAAACTGAAGTCGCTCTGCGCGTTATTGAATGGTTTCTTGACCATTCCGGCTGA
- a CDS encoding NfeD family protein: protein MRHALFFQLLLLPLYLFLSSPVLANEPFPVHVLKIQGSINPAQQDLLQEAMDHAFKERAQLFVLQLDTPGGLGETTRNMVKQILNAPLPVAIWVGPDGSRAASAGVFLVAASAIAGMSPNSNIGSARPVGVGGEDIPEAMADKILNDFISLVRASAQSRGRNVDWYVSAVKDSANLTGTEAAMNRVVDLVAVSVPDFIEQIGIRGFEWQNERIYYNINDVAIIDFEPGLWYSILSWMLDPQIAYFLLMGGLAGIFFELTNPGAIFPGVLGGLCLLLGLYALSILPTNVAGLLLILFGLMLFGLELMISSFGLLSLAAVISIFFGSVILFRFEYGIGGVPMPSIIVTTIGISAFVGLCLYLVAKAHRNKPFIGPHQLIGQTAKVKHWSRDHGVVHLQGESWTAVSDAPLSLQPDDVVSVSNVDGLVLHVIPSSTHNMSGG, encoded by the coding sequence ATGAGACATGCACTTTTTTTTCAATTGCTTCTGCTTCCGCTTTACTTGTTTCTCTCCAGTCCTGTTTTGGCCAACGAACCCTTTCCCGTCCATGTTTTGAAAATTCAGGGGTCGATCAACCCTGCGCAACAAGACCTGCTCCAGGAAGCCATGGACCATGCCTTCAAGGAACGGGCGCAATTGTTTGTTTTACAACTGGATACTCCGGGTGGACTCGGTGAAACCACTCGGAACATGGTCAAACAGATCCTCAATGCACCATTGCCAGTAGCCATCTGGGTGGGTCCCGACGGATCACGAGCGGCCTCGGCTGGCGTCTTTCTCGTCGCCGCATCCGCCATTGCCGGAATGAGTCCCAACTCCAATATCGGTTCTGCACGCCCCGTAGGTGTTGGTGGTGAGGATATTCCCGAGGCCATGGCGGACAAGATCCTCAATGATTTCATTAGCTTGGTTAGAGCTTCAGCTCAGAGCCGCGGGAGAAATGTTGATTGGTACGTCAGCGCGGTAAAAGATAGCGCCAATTTGACGGGAACCGAAGCCGCAATGAACCGCGTTGTCGATCTCGTAGCGGTCAGTGTTCCTGACTTTATTGAACAAATCGGCATTCGCGGTTTTGAGTGGCAAAACGAACGAATCTATTACAACATCAATGATGTCGCGATCATCGACTTTGAACCAGGTCTCTGGTATTCCATTCTATCTTGGATGCTGGACCCCCAAATTGCCTATTTTCTCTTAATGGGTGGGTTGGCTGGCATTTTTTTTGAGTTGACCAACCCAGGCGCGATTTTTCCCGGCGTACTCGGCGGCCTCTGTCTGCTCCTGGGGTTGTACGCTTTATCCATTCTACCGACCAATGTCGCCGGCCTCCTGCTGATCCTCTTTGGCCTGATGCTTTTTGGGCTTGAATTGATGATCTCCAGCTTCGGACTCCTTAGTTTGGCTGCCGTGATTTCCATCTTTTTCGGGTCGGTAATTTTGTTTCGGTTCGAATACGGGATTGGAGGAGTCCCTATGCCCAGCATCATCGTAACAACCATAGGTATATCCGCGTTTGTCGGTTTGTGTTTGTATTTGGTCGCGAAAGCCCATCGCAATAAGCCGTTCATTGGACCACATCAATTGATTGGCCAGACAGCTAAAGTTAAACACTGGTCTAGAGACCACGGTGTTGTCCATCTCCAAGGGGAATCTTGGACTGCTGTCAGCGACGCACCGTTATCCTTACAACCCGACGACGTCGTCTCTGTTTCCAACGTCGACGGGCTTGTTCTCCACGTTATCCCATCGTCAACACACAACATGTCAGGAGGATGA
- a CDS encoding slipin family protein, which translates to MGAFSSFLPLLLIVAFFLFSAIRILNEYERGVIFRLGRYVATKGPGLIILIPLLDKMVKTSLRTVAMDVPHQDVITKDNVSIKVNAVIYFRVIEPSKSVLAIEDFLFATSQLSQTTLRSVCGAVELDQILSQREEVNMQIQSILDAQTDAWGIKVSGVELKHVDLPTEMQRAMAKQAEAERERRAKIINAEGEYQAAERLTQAAEIISRNPEALSLRYLQTMREMATSGQATILPIPLDFLRLNRPQ; encoded by the coding sequence ATGGGTGCTTTTTCTTCTTTTCTCCCGTTACTACTCATTGTCGCGTTTTTTCTTTTCTCCGCAATTCGTATTCTTAATGAGTATGAACGCGGCGTCATTTTTCGTTTAGGCCGGTATGTCGCGACAAAGGGGCCCGGCTTGATCATTTTGATTCCTCTCTTAGATAAGATGGTCAAAACGAGTCTGCGTACCGTTGCCATGGACGTTCCTCACCAGGATGTCATCACCAAAGACAACGTAAGTATCAAGGTCAATGCCGTCATCTACTTTCGTGTCATTGAACCTTCCAAATCCGTTTTGGCCATTGAGGACTTTCTTTTCGCAACCTCCCAGCTTTCCCAAACGACCCTGCGTAGTGTCTGCGGTGCCGTTGAATTGGACCAAATTCTGTCCCAGCGTGAAGAAGTGAACATGCAAATTCAATCTATTCTTGATGCCCAAACAGATGCCTGGGGCATCAAGGTTTCCGGTGTTGAACTGAAGCACGTGGACTTGCCTACGGAGATGCAGCGAGCCATGGCCAAACAGGCTGAAGCTGAACGTGAACGTCGCGCAAAAATCATTAATGCTGAGGGTGAGTACCAGGCAGCCGAAAGGTTAACGCAGGCCGCGGAAATCATCTCGCGCAACCCTGAAGCCCTTTCCTTGCGCTACCTGCAAACCATGCGAGAAATGGCAACATCCGGTCAGGCTACCATCCTGCCAATTCCACTCGATTTCTTGCGTTTGAATCGTCCACAATGA
- a CDS encoding GAK system XXXCH domain-containing protein — protein MSFSVIKNQMQTLFGRMQQAGDAGELPELTDIAAFLHATERMAMNAEEAWHSEAEDFLHLTRQLHMVVKKKSLQEAILLLDALRDAQEFCHRSFQSGR, from the coding sequence ATGTCATTTTCAGTTATAAAAAACCAGATGCAGACGCTATTTGGGCGAATGCAACAGGCTGGAGATGCCGGCGAACTTCCTGAACTTACGGATATTGCCGCCTTTTTGCACGCAACTGAGCGAATGGCCATGAATGCCGAGGAAGCATGGCATTCAGAAGCAGAAGACTTTTTACATCTGACTCGGCAACTCCACATGGTTGTTAAAAAAAAATCCCTTCAGGAAGCGATTCTCTTGCTTGATGCTCTGCGTGATGCCCAGGAGTTTTGTCACCGGTCGTTCCAATCTGGGCGTTGA
- a CDS encoding ParA family protein encodes MAEVIVVANQKGGVGKTTTAVNLAACLAVMEKKTLLVDCDPQGNATSGVGWDKETQQKNLYTVFFSSKDFHQGVHSTDFPYLSLLPATSDLVGAELELVDADGREFLMRAGIQKLQDAFDFIIIDCPPSLGLLTVNALCAARHLLIPMQCEFYALEGMAQLMRTFARVRQKLNMELALLGVVLTMHDARSNLTKDVEREVNTHFPGKVFTTTIPRNVRLSEAPSHGLPVINYDIKSKGSQAYLRFAEEFLERLDAERRGSVKREQGKITASR; translated from the coding sequence GTGGCCGAGGTAATTGTTGTTGCCAATCAGAAAGGCGGAGTCGGAAAGACGACCACCGCAGTGAACCTTGCTGCCTGCCTTGCCGTGATGGAAAAAAAAACTCTTCTCGTTGACTGCGATCCCCAAGGGAATGCCACCAGTGGGGTGGGGTGGGACAAGGAGACGCAGCAGAAGAATTTGTATACAGTGTTTTTCTCCAGCAAGGACTTTCACCAAGGCGTTCATTCTACGGACTTTCCATATTTGTCGCTACTGCCAGCAACATCTGACCTTGTTGGAGCCGAGCTGGAGTTGGTGGATGCGGATGGACGTGAGTTTTTGATGCGTGCCGGTATTCAGAAACTGCAAGATGCGTTTGACTTCATTATCATTGATTGCCCTCCATCCCTGGGTCTCCTGACCGTTAATGCACTCTGTGCCGCGCGACACTTGCTCATTCCCATGCAGTGTGAGTTTTACGCCTTGGAAGGGATGGCCCAACTCATGCGGACGTTCGCTCGTGTGCGGCAAAAACTGAATATGGAGTTGGCATTGTTGGGAGTGGTCCTGACCATGCATGATGCGCGGAGCAACCTGACTAAAGACGTGGAGAGAGAAGTGAACACGCATTTTCCCGGCAAGGTGTTCACGACGACAATTCCACGAAATGTCCGCTTGTCCGAAGCCCCGAGCCACGGGTTGCCGGTGATCAACTATGACATCAAATCAAAAGGATCTCAGGCCTACCTGAGGTTTGCCGAGGAATTTCTGGAACGGCTTGATGCGGAGAGACGCGGCTCGGTAAAGAGAGAGCAGGGAAAAATCACAGCGTCTCGGTAG
- a CDS encoding ParB/RepB/Spo0J family partition protein, with protein sequence MAVRGLGKGLGALLGDTEKATHPHTRDATMVHVDSLRPNQFQPRKYFSSESLEELAASIKAQGVLQPIIVRPGGEQSQYELVAGERRWRASRLAGLEKIPAIIKELSDQESLALALIENVQREDLNALEQAQALKQLQVEFQATQNELAERTGLSRPHIANLLRLLQLPEHIQQDIQDNLYSAGHGRVLAGISDQSCQELLRERICSDDLSVRECERHAAYWKKHGRFSFQPQKDKTSVTPGKSEEMFLYEQLLLKEIGLRSVRFRGTEEKGTMTMRYGSKAELDNLLGRLGLSKP encoded by the coding sequence ATGGCAGTACGTGGATTAGGAAAGGGGCTCGGAGCTCTGCTGGGTGATACGGAGAAGGCTACGCATCCGCATACACGCGATGCGACCATGGTCCATGTGGACAGTTTGCGGCCGAATCAATTCCAGCCACGGAAATATTTTTCCTCAGAGTCGTTGGAGGAACTGGCTGCATCCATCAAAGCCCAGGGTGTCTTGCAGCCGATTATTGTTCGTCCTGGAGGTGAGCAAAGCCAGTACGAACTGGTGGCCGGGGAACGGCGCTGGCGGGCATCCAGGCTCGCTGGTTTGGAGAAGATTCCTGCGATCATCAAGGAGTTGAGTGATCAGGAAAGTTTGGCTCTGGCCTTGATTGAAAATGTTCAGCGGGAAGACCTTAACGCCCTGGAGCAAGCCCAAGCCCTCAAACAACTTCAAGTAGAATTTCAAGCCACACAAAACGAACTCGCCGAGCGAACCGGACTCAGCCGACCACATATTGCGAATTTGTTGCGGTTGCTGCAACTCCCGGAGCACATCCAACAAGACATCCAGGACAACCTGTATTCAGCAGGACATGGGCGGGTCCTGGCGGGAATATCTGATCAATCCTGCCAGGAACTGCTTCGGGAAAGAATATGTTCTGATGATCTCAGTGTGCGGGAGTGCGAACGACATGCGGCCTATTGGAAAAAACATGGCCGTTTTTCCTTTCAACCGCAGAAGGACAAAACATCCGTGACACCTGGGAAGTCGGAAGAAATGTTCCTGTATGAGCAGTTGTTGCTGAAAGAAATTGGTCTGCGCAGTGTACGGTTTCGGGGAACTGAGGAAAAAGGAACCATGACCATGCGCTATGGCTCCAAAGCAGAATTGGATAACTTGCTGGGCAGACTTGGACTGTCAAAGCCATGA
- a CDS encoding bifunctional heptose 7-phosphate kinase/heptose 1-phosphate adenyltransferase, with the protein MRKELLLQPAGLLEDICKLSGTNVVILGDVMLDEYIFGTVERISPEAPVPIVRIESEEYRLGGAGNVAKNITALGGTAKLFGTLGRDVAAVRMREMFQVHCIEDHCFQESERLTTCKTRIIAQQQQIVRIDREPECRPSSAALEYLLREVAVAMETSNVLIVSDYGKGIVSTPVMDRLRAICDALPHSPRIIVDPKPKNFSAYSGVALLTPNTKEAGIEVTGCRVVAEKRSDLVHGDVLKAGQRLLRELHCKELLITLGALGMMLFQSATQAVHIPTAARKVYDVTGAGDTVIAVMGLAMASGLDTLRGCLLANYAAGIVVGQIGATAVTPEQLREVVLSWPTPQVFQHSNNCHCSY; encoded by the coding sequence GTGCGTAAAGAGCTTCTCCTGCAACCAGCAGGCCTGCTGGAAGATATCTGCAAGTTGTCCGGTACAAACGTCGTCATTCTTGGTGACGTCATGTTGGACGAGTACATTTTTGGAACCGTGGAGCGGATCTCTCCGGAAGCTCCCGTGCCCATTGTTCGGATCGAAAGTGAAGAGTATCGCCTTGGTGGCGCCGGTAATGTGGCCAAGAATATTACGGCGTTGGGAGGTACGGCCAAATTGTTTGGCACGTTAGGTCGTGATGTAGCCGCAGTGCGGATGCGAGAGATGTTTCAAGTGCACTGCATTGAGGATCATTGCTTCCAGGAATCAGAACGGTTAACCACGTGCAAAACCAGAATCATTGCGCAGCAGCAACAAATCGTGCGTATTGACCGAGAGCCGGAGTGCCGACCAAGCAGCGCGGCGTTGGAGTACCTTCTTCGCGAGGTTGCAGTGGCAATGGAGACAAGCAATGTGCTCATTGTCTCCGATTATGGAAAAGGGATTGTCTCCACTCCGGTAATGGACAGATTAAGAGCAATATGCGATGCATTGCCACATTCCCCAAGGATCATTGTCGATCCCAAGCCGAAAAACTTTTCAGCCTATTCAGGGGTTGCGCTGTTAACGCCGAATACCAAGGAAGCGGGAATCGAGGTAACTGGTTGCAGGGTAGTGGCGGAAAAGCGGAGTGATCTGGTGCATGGGGATGTTCTGAAAGCCGGGCAACGATTGCTGCGAGAACTGCACTGCAAGGAATTGCTGATTACACTTGGCGCTCTGGGGATGATGCTTTTTCAGTCGGCTACGCAGGCCGTGCATATCCCCACGGCTGCCAGGAAAGTATATGACGTGACCGGGGCGGGAGATACGGTCATTGCCGTAATGGGGCTGGCCATGGCATCCGGCTTGGATACGTTGCGAGGGTGCCTCCTGGCCAATTACGCGGCCGGGATTGTTGTTGGCCAGATAGGAGCCACCGCCGTGACACCTGAGCAGTTGCGTGAAGTCGTTTTGTCCTGGCCGACTCCCCAAGTTTTTCAACACTCGAACAATTGCCATTGTTCGTATTAA